Proteins from one Pontibacter korlensis genomic window:
- a CDS encoding secondary thiamine-phosphate synthase enzyme YjbQ, whose amino-acid sequence MWFQKEIRLPAVKRGFHLITDLLVAQLPELESINVGLAHIFIKHTSASLAINEDADPTVRQDFESHFNHMVPENQPYYRHTLEGSDDMPAHLKAALLGASVTIPIANGELNMGTWQGIYLCEHRGHASKRTVVVTLQGEE is encoded by the coding sequence ATGTGGTTTCAGAAAGAGATAAGGTTACCTGCTGTAAAGCGAGGTTTTCATTTGATAACAGACCTGCTGGTTGCACAGCTTCCGGAGTTGGAAAGTATAAATGTGGGGCTGGCGCATATCTTTATCAAGCATACTTCTGCTAGCTTGGCTATCAATGAGGATGCAGACCCAACGGTGCGGCAGGACTTTGAGAGCCACTTTAACCATATGGTGCCCGAAAATCAGCCCTACTATCGCCACACCTTGGAAGGCTCCGACGACATGCCGGCGCACCTAAAAGCTGCTCTTCTTGGCGCTTCTGTTACTATACCTATTGCTAATGGCGAATTGAATATGGGTACCTGGCAAGGCATTTACTTGTGCGAGCATCGTGGCCACGCCTCTAAACGCACTGTAGTAGTAACCTTGCAGGGGGAGGAGTAA
- the gpmI gene encoding 2,3-bisphosphoglycerate-independent phosphoglycerate mutase, giving the protein MDKKVLLVILDGWGLGTNPEVSAIHKANTPFIDSIFEKYPTTTLQASGEAVGLPEGQMGNSEVGHMNIGAGRVVYQDLVRINKAIAERKLGSMPALANAFAYARESKKAVHLIGLVSDGGVHSHLNHLKALCSVAHDQELHEVYIHAFTDGRDTDPKSGVKFINELEEHLENTTGTIASIVGRYYAMDRDNRWERIKLAYDLMVKGTGEPSQNLIKSMLASYNAGVTDEFIKPIVKVNDRQEPIATIKDGDVVICFNFRTDRGREITQALTQRDFPEHDMHKLNLRYVMMTNYDESFLNTEAIFEKDNLNNTLGEVLAEAGKKQIRIAETEKYPHVTFFFSGGRETQFEGEGRLMCPSPKVATYDLKPEMSAYDIRDAIVPELEKKSADFVCLNFANPDMVGHTGVFEAAVKACEVVDECAEKVITTALENGYDIIVIADHGNADMMINEDGTPNTAHTTNLVPCVLVSNDFNGTLHPGKLGDIAPTILELMGIRQPEEMGGTSLIEH; this is encoded by the coding sequence GCTACAGGCATCCGGCGAAGCTGTTGGTTTGCCCGAAGGCCAGATGGGTAACTCTGAGGTAGGGCACATGAATATTGGTGCAGGGCGTGTGGTGTACCAGGACCTGGTACGAATCAACAAAGCTATCGCAGAGCGCAAGCTGGGATCTATGCCAGCACTGGCAAATGCTTTTGCCTATGCCAGAGAAAGCAAGAAGGCAGTACACCTGATCGGCCTGGTATCGGATGGGGGAGTGCACTCGCACCTTAACCACCTGAAGGCTCTTTGCTCTGTAGCACACGACCAGGAGCTGCACGAAGTATACATCCATGCCTTTACCGACGGTCGCGATACTGACCCTAAGAGCGGCGTGAAGTTTATCAATGAACTGGAGGAGCACCTGGAAAATACAACCGGTACCATTGCTTCTATAGTTGGCCGATACTATGCCATGGACCGCGACAACCGCTGGGAGCGCATTAAGCTGGCTTACGACCTGATGGTAAAAGGTACAGGAGAGCCTTCGCAGAACCTTATCAAATCAATGCTGGCTTCTTACAACGCTGGCGTTACGGATGAGTTTATCAAGCCAATTGTAAAGGTAAATGACCGCCAGGAGCCTATTGCCACTATCAAGGATGGCGATGTGGTTATCTGCTTTAACTTCCGTACAGACCGTGGCCGTGAAATTACCCAGGCACTGACCCAGCGCGATTTCCCGGAGCACGACATGCACAAGCTGAACCTGCGCTACGTTATGATGACCAACTACGATGAAAGCTTCCTGAACACAGAGGCTATATTCGAGAAAGACAACCTTAACAACACTTTGGGCGAGGTTTTGGCCGAAGCTGGTAAAAAGCAGATTCGTATTGCTGAAACAGAAAAATACCCGCACGTTACTTTCTTCTTCTCAGGAGGCCGTGAGACACAGTTTGAAGGCGAGGGTCGCCTGATGTGCCCATCTCCTAAGGTAGCCACTTATGACCTGAAGCCCGAGATGAGTGCCTATGACATCCGTGACGCTATTGTGCCGGAGCTGGAGAAGAAGAGCGCTGACTTTGTGTGCCTCAATTTTGCAAACCCAGACATGGTAGGCCATACCGGTGTATTTGAGGCTGCCGTAAAAGCTTGCGAGGTAGTGGATGAATGCGCCGAGAAAGTAATTACAACGGCATTGGAAAACGGCTATGATATCATTGTGATAGCCGACCATGGCAACGCCGACATGATGATTAATGAAGACGGAACACCAAACACCGCCCATACCACTAACCTGGTGCCATGTGTGCTGGTAAGTAACGACTTCAATGGCACACTTCACCCAGGCAAACTAGGCGACATTGCTCCAACTATCTTAGAGTTGATGGGCATTAGGCAGCCTGAAGAAATGGGTGGCACTTCTTTGATAGAACATTAA
- a CDS encoding M43 family zinc metalloprotease produces the protein MRKLALLAISCLGLAIPSLAQQHAHTRGCATNTYLEALKANHPILEQEQQQAQQAVQEKLEQQRQWQNLRALTTITIPVVFHVLYNNSTENISDEQILSQLEVLNADFRRRNADAANTPAHFTPYAADTRIEFCLASIDPNGDPTSGITRTRTYRSDFDYIYDYIKKSDNGGKDAWDTNRYLNIWIGDIKDDVLGYATMPGATLPHLDGVVLHYTAVGAAPANRFGSAYNLGRTATHEIGHWLGLSHIWGGDDASCFDSDGISDTPNQEYYTTDCTGGIEISCDNGPYGNMYQNYMDYSTDACMNLFTHGQAAYMNAVLNTSRSSLLESLACTASIRSEFSMAQESDTMIVAGKSIQFAAAPEGVRATEWHWEFGGGVPATSSQQNPVVTYPQPGKYAVKLTVSNGSVSDIEMKEDFVHVTVSNLTVYPNPTADYLYIEQPARIFVRQIELMNSVGKTLLTAKVSSRTLELDVRHLPPAVYFLRLHSTNGTEIRKISIVR, from the coding sequence ATGCGTAAGCTTGCACTGTTGGCGATTTCTTGCCTTGGCCTTGCTATACCCAGCCTTGCCCAACAGCATGCGCACACTCGTGGTTGTGCCACCAATACTTACCTGGAGGCGCTAAAGGCAAATCACCCTATACTAGAGCAGGAGCAACAGCAGGCGCAGCAGGCTGTACAGGAAAAATTAGAGCAGCAGCGCCAGTGGCAGAACCTTCGTGCCTTAACCACTATTACCATTCCGGTAGTTTTCCATGTGTTGTATAACAACAGTACCGAGAATATTTCGGATGAGCAAATACTGTCACAGCTAGAGGTGCTTAATGCTGACTTTAGAAGACGTAACGCAGATGCGGCTAACACACCCGCTCACTTTACACCTTACGCCGCCGACACACGCATAGAGTTCTGCCTTGCCTCCATAGATCCCAACGGTGACCCTACAAGCGGCATTACCCGCACCCGAACTTACCGTTCTGACTTTGATTACATCTATGATTACATTAAGAAGTCAGATAATGGGGGCAAGGATGCTTGGGACACAAATCGCTACCTGAACATTTGGATAGGGGACATAAAAGATGATGTGTTAGGCTACGCTACCATGCCTGGAGCCACTTTACCACACCTTGATGGCGTAGTACTGCATTACACTGCCGTGGGAGCTGCGCCTGCCAACAGGTTTGGGTCAGCATACAACCTAGGTCGTACCGCCACACATGAAATAGGCCACTGGCTAGGCCTCAGCCATATCTGGGGCGGAGACGATGCTAGCTGCTTTGATTCTGATGGTATAAGCGACACACCTAACCAGGAATACTATACCACTGACTGTACTGGCGGCATTGAGATTTCCTGCGACAATGGCCCTTACGGCAACATGTACCAGAACTACATGGACTATAGTACCGATGCCTGCATGAATCTGTTTACCCACGGCCAGGCAGCCTACATGAATGCTGTTTTGAACACCAGCCGCAGCTCTTTGTTAGAATCTCTTGCCTGTACGGCCTCAATTCGTTCCGAATTTAGCATGGCGCAGGAAAGTGATACGATGATAGTGGCTGGTAAAAGCATACAGTTTGCTGCTGCCCCTGAGGGTGTACGCGCAACAGAGTGGCACTGGGAGTTTGGAGGAGGTGTGCCTGCCACATCTTCGCAGCAAAACCCGGTGGTAACTTACCCACAACCCGGCAAGTATGCTGTTAAGCTAACTGTTAGCAATGGCAGCGTGAGTGATATTGAAATGAAAGAGGACTTTGTGCACGTAACGGTAAGCAACCTGACAGTATACCCAAACCCTACCGCAGATTATCTCTATATCGAGCAGCCCGCACGGATTTTTGTTAGGCAAATAGAGCTCATGAACAGCGTAGGGAAGACACTACTCACTGCCAAGGTTAGCAGCCGAACCTTAGAGCTGGATGTACGCCACCTGCCTCCTGCCGTTTACTTCCTCCGACTCCACAGCACGAATGGCACAGAGATACGGAAGATCAGCATAGTACGGTAA
- the prfA gene encoding peptide chain release factor 1 encodes MLDKLEAINQRFEEVSQLLIQPDVASDMKKFKTLNKEYKDLDKIVTEYKKYKNILSNIDNAKQVIATEKDEDFREMAKEELDELIPQREQMEELLKELLIPKDPNDSKDIIMEIRAGAGGDEASIFAGDLYRMYSRFAERMGWRVELIDATEGTSGGYKEIIVNMSGEDVYGKLKFESGVHRVQRVPATETQGRIHTSVASVVVLPEVEELDVEIDMNDVRKDLFMSSGPGGQSVNTTYSAVRLTHIPTGIVAQCQDQKSQLKNFDKALAVLRSRLYEIELAKKQEAEGAQRKSMVGSGDRSDKIRTYNYPQGRVTDHRIGYTVYNLPNVMDGGIEDFVEQLRIAENAERLKEGAAAE; translated from the coding sequence ATGTTAGATAAGTTAGAAGCCATTAATCAGCGTTTTGAGGAAGTAAGCCAGCTGCTTATTCAGCCTGATGTGGCCAGCGACATGAAGAAGTTCAAGACGCTGAACAAAGAGTATAAGGATCTGGATAAGATCGTAACCGAGTACAAGAAGTATAAAAACATCCTGAGCAACATCGATAATGCCAAGCAGGTGATTGCAACGGAGAAGGATGAAGACTTTAGGGAGATGGCTAAGGAAGAGCTAGATGAGCTTATCCCACAGCGCGAGCAGATGGAGGAGCTTTTAAAAGAGCTTCTGATCCCGAAAGACCCGAACGACAGCAAAGACATCATCATGGAGATCCGTGCTGGTGCGGGTGGCGACGAGGCTTCTATCTTTGCCGGTGACCTTTACCGCATGTACAGCCGCTTTGCAGAGCGCATGGGCTGGCGTGTAGAGCTAATAGATGCTACTGAGGGTACTTCTGGTGGTTATAAAGAAATCATCGTGAACATGTCTGGTGAGGATGTGTACGGTAAGTTGAAGTTTGAGTCTGGTGTGCACCGCGTGCAGCGCGTACCAGCTACCGAAACTCAAGGCCGTATCCATACTTCTGTAGCTTCTGTAGTAGTACTGCCAGAGGTAGAAGAGCTGGACGTGGAAATCGATATGAACGATGTGCGTAAAGACCTTTTCATGTCATCAGGTCCGGGCGGTCAGTCGGTAAACACAACTTACTCTGCCGTGCGTTTAACACACATCCCGACAGGTATCGTGGCGCAGTGTCAGGACCAGAAGTCGCAGCTGAAGAATTTCGATAAAGCCCTTGCCGTACTTCGCTCACGCCTGTACGAGATTGAGCTGGCCAAGAAGCAGGAGGCCGAAGGTGCACAGCGCAAGAGCATGGTTGGTAGCGGCGATCGCTCTGATAAAATCCGTACCTATAACTATCCACAAGGCCGTGTAACGGATCACCGTATTGGTTATACTGTATACAACCTGCCAAACGTAATGGATGGTGGCATTGAGGACTTTGTGGAGCAGCTGCGTATTGCAGAGAATGCCGAAAGATTGAAAGAAGGCGCCGCAGCAGAGTAG